A DNA window from Deltaproteobacteria bacterium contains the following coding sequences:
- a CDS encoding acyl-CoA/acyl-ACP dehydrogenase, giving the protein MNYDLSQEQQMLKDAAHRFLVKECPSTFVRQMAEEESGHNPELWKKMADLGWTGLIFPSEYEGSEASFLDLAVLLYEMGYVCLPGPFLATMEGGLTVLEAGNDFQKKDYLPKVASGEKLMTLAWTEQEGSYAIATRAEFQDTHYLLTGTKLFVPDAHLADTLICVARTKQDGAEEIGLFLVDGKALGVKIKVLPTLSGEKLCEVTFDQVHIPKENRLGRPGQVGAVLDKIFHMAAVAKCAEMCGGAQRVIELVMVQAKERVQFGHPIGSFQAVQHHCANILTFADTSRFMTFQAAWKISQGLDFEKEAAMCKAWVSESHRRLVALAHQVMGGMGFMEEHDLQLYFKRAKTAELAFGDADFHREQVAQKMGL; this is encoded by the coding sequence ATGAATTACGATTTAAGTCAAGAGCAACAGATGCTCAAGGATGCGGCCCATCGCTTTTTGGTGAAGGAATGTCCCAGCACTTTCGTTAGACAGATGGCCGAAGAGGAGTCGGGACACAACCCGGAGCTTTGGAAAAAAATGGCCGACCTGGGATGGACAGGGCTGATATTCCCGAGCGAGTATGAAGGCTCGGAAGCCAGCTTCCTGGATTTGGCGGTGCTGCTTTATGAGATGGGATACGTCTGTCTGCCGGGGCCATTTCTGGCCACCATGGAGGGAGGACTGACCGTGCTGGAAGCGGGAAACGATTTTCAGAAAAAGGATTATTTGCCGAAAGTGGCTTCAGGTGAAAAACTCATGACTCTGGCCTGGACCGAGCAGGAAGGAAGCTATGCAATCGCTACCCGGGCCGAGTTTCAAGATACCCATTACCTGTTGACCGGGACCAAGCTTTTTGTGCCTGACGCCCATTTGGCCGATACTCTCATCTGCGTCGCCCGGACAAAACAGGACGGGGCTGAGGAAATCGGATTATTTTTGGTGGATGGTAAGGCCCTAGGGGTCAAAATCAAGGTCCTGCCCACCCTCTCGGGCGAAAAATTGTGTGAAGTGACCTTCGACCAGGTGCACATTCCTAAAGAAAACCGATTAGGCCGGCCAGGCCAAGTGGGAGCCGTTCTTGATAAGATATTCCATATGGCCGCTGTGGCCAAATGTGCTGAGATGTGCGGCGGGGCCCAGAGGGTCATCGAATTGGTCATGGTCCAGGCCAAGGAGCGGGTCCAGTTCGGACATCCCATCGGCAGCTTTCAAGCCGTTCAACATCATTGTGCCAATATCCTGACCTTTGCCGACACGTCGCGGTTCATGACCTTTCAGGCCGCCTGGAAAATCAGTCAGGGATTGGACTTCGAAAAAGAGGCCGCCATGTGCAAGGCCTGGGTAAGTGAGTCCCATCGGCGTCTGGTAGCGTTGGCCCACCAGGTCATGGGGGGGATGGGATTCATGGAAGAGCATGATCTTCAGCTTTATTTCAAACGGGCTAAAACAGCCGAGCTGGCGTTTGGAGATGCCGACTTCCATCGGGAACAGGTGGCTCAAAAAATGGGGCTTTAA
- a CDS encoding acyl-CoA dehydrogenase family protein produces MDFDFTKEEKELIAEVRAFIDKEATPELLAETRQLGLIYGGPEGRKFIKKFASHGWLTPNWPKEYGGLGTSEMVTYLIREEMAYSGLPCIFVGAHMAGPAILRIGSPEMKKEFLTPLAKGEIEFALGYTEPQAGSDLVAMKVRADDQGDHFLVNGQKTFNTHCHVADYHWLAARTDPEAPKHKGISMMIVDLKSPGITIRPLITMAGWRTNEVYYDNVKVPKKNLVGEINKGFYYMMSALDFERMAPPGVYRNLFDEIVHYAKSTQAGGKPLSQNPLIRQKLAQMAIELDVARLLYYQLAYILDKGSIPNYQSSMEKLFVTELSQHITETGMEVLGLYGLLKEGSEWTPLAGKVEHFHRWSVVETIYAGTSEIQRSIIAQRGLGLPRQ; encoded by the coding sequence ATGGATTTTGATTTTACCAAGGAAGAAAAAGAGCTGATCGCAGAGGTGCGGGCTTTTATCGATAAAGAAGCCACGCCTGAGTTGCTGGCCGAAACACGCCAGTTGGGTTTGATTTACGGCGGGCCGGAGGGCCGGAAGTTTATCAAGAAATTTGCCTCACACGGCTGGCTGACCCCCAATTGGCCGAAGGAGTATGGCGGGTTAGGGACCTCCGAGATGGTGACTTACCTGATCCGGGAAGAGATGGCCTACAGTGGTCTTCCCTGTATCTTTGTAGGGGCACACATGGCCGGCCCTGCCATTTTAAGGATCGGCAGCCCGGAGATGAAGAAAGAATTCTTAACCCCCTTGGCCAAGGGAGAGATCGAATTCGCCCTGGGCTATACGGAGCCTCAGGCCGGATCTGATCTGGTCGCTATGAAAGTCCGGGCCGATGACCAGGGGGATCATTTCCTGGTGAACGGACAGAAGACTTTCAACACCCACTGCCATGTGGCTGATTATCACTGGCTGGCGGCCCGGACCGATCCCGAAGCCCCTAAACACAAAGGGATCTCCATGATGATCGTCGACTTGAAAAGTCCGGGGATTACCATCCGTCCCTTGATCACCATGGCCGGATGGCGGACCAACGAGGTCTATTACGATAACGTTAAGGTGCCCAAGAAAAATCTGGTGGGCGAAATAAACAAGGGTTTTTATTACATGATGTCGGCTCTGGATTTTGAACGAATGGCCCCTCCAGGGGTCTATCGCAACCTCTTTGATGAGATTGTGCATTATGCCAAATCAACTCAAGCAGGGGGAAAACCCCTTTCACAGAATCCTTTGATCCGTCAGAAACTGGCCCAGATGGCCATCGAGTTGGACGTGGCCAGGCTGCTCTACTATCAATTGGCCTACATACTGGATAAAGGCTCCATTCCCAATTACCAGTCTTCCATGGAAAAACTCTTTGTCACTGAATTATCCCAGCACATCACGGAAACGGGAATGGAGGTGCTGGGCTTGTATGGCCTGTTAAAAGAAGGATCGGAATGGACCCCCCTGGCCGGAAAAGTCGAGCATTTCCATCGCTGGAGTGTAGTTGAAACGATTTATGCCGGTACTTCGGAGATCCAGAGGAGCATTATAGCCCAGCGGGGCCTCGGGTTGCCCCGTCAATAA
- a CDS encoding AMP-binding protein has protein sequence MATRINSEMIAKYTKEGHWRNKTLYDLFKEVLKKHPNKIAVVDRGNQLSFQDIENMSNSLASSLRHLGVLKGEVVSFELPNWYQSVILNLALTKLGAVINPIIPIYRDREVTYILKQAESVAIVIPSTFRGYNYVEMLQRIKPNLPKLRDIIVVGDEVPEGMIALEKLMEGDRSPILPETVDPNDIKLLLYTSGTTAEPKGVQHTHNTLICENFNVAGGVGLDEESVIFMPSPVTHITGYLYALELPLILGCKVVLMDIWVPEKALDLITKEKCTWTVGATPFLQHLMDVPRVKDYDLSRLTFGCGGAFIPSEIIKGAVAKLGLRAYRGYGSSESPTVSFGTKEDSLDQNAETDGRVVGNEIRIVDSDNNPLPFWEEGEVVVKGPEVFVGYRDPSLNKDAFDQEGWYHTGDLGRLSADGYLEITGRKKDIIIRGGENLSSVEIENFLYMHPSVEVAAAVAMPDVKMGEKVCAYVKLKKGAHLTLEELIHFLSQHDLAKQKMPERLELIDEFPMTPSGKIKKNELRKDIAQKLNLPPVRI, from the coding sequence ATGGCAACCAGAATAAATTCGGAAATGATCGCAAAATATACCAAAGAAGGGCATTGGAGAAATAAGACGCTCTATGACCTTTTTAAGGAGGTCTTAAAAAAGCATCCAAATAAAATAGCCGTTGTCGATCGTGGCAATCAACTGTCCTTTCAAGATATAGAGAACATGTCCAACAGTCTTGCTTCCTCTTTGCGACATCTGGGTGTTTTAAAAGGAGAAGTGGTATCTTTTGAACTTCCAAACTGGTACCAGTCTGTTATTTTGAATTTGGCGCTCACCAAGCTCGGAGCAGTCATCAATCCGATCATCCCAATTTATAGAGACAGGGAAGTGACCTACATCCTTAAGCAGGCAGAATCAGTAGCCATTGTCATTCCATCTACTTTCCGGGGATATAACTATGTGGAAATGCTCCAAAGGATAAAACCTAATCTTCCAAAACTCAGAGACATCATTGTTGTCGGTGATGAGGTGCCCGAAGGGATGATTGCTCTGGAAAAGCTTATGGAAGGGGATCGATCTCCTATACTCCCTGAGACGGTCGATCCCAACGATATCAAACTGCTGTTGTACACTTCCGGGACAACGGCCGAGCCGAAAGGGGTTCAGCACACCCATAACACTTTGATATGCGAAAACTTTAATGTGGCCGGCGGGGTAGGGTTAGATGAGGAGTCGGTCATCTTTATGCCTTCCCCGGTTACCCACATTACCGGATACCTATATGCCCTGGAACTTCCGCTTATCCTGGGGTGCAAAGTCGTGTTGATGGATATCTGGGTGCCGGAGAAGGCTTTGGATTTAATAACCAAAGAGAAATGCACTTGGACCGTAGGGGCCACTCCTTTCCTGCAACACCTAATGGATGTTCCGCGGGTTAAAGATTATGATCTGAGTCGCCTAACCTTTGGATGCGGAGGCGCCTTTATACCTTCCGAGATTATTAAAGGGGCAGTGGCAAAATTAGGCTTAAGGGCCTATCGAGGTTATGGTTCAAGCGAATCCCCGACTGTTTCCTTTGGAACAAAAGAGGATAGCCTCGATCAAAACGCGGAAACTGACGGCCGGGTTGTAGGGAATGAAATAAGAATCGTTGATTCCGATAATAACCCCCTTCCTTTTTGGGAAGAGGGAGAGGTTGTCGTGAAAGGTCCTGAAGTATTTGTAGGCTACCGGGATCCTTCCCTTAATAAGGATGCTTTTGATCAGGAAGGGTGGTACCACACCGGAGATTTAGGCCGGCTTAGTGCTGATGGATATTTAGAAATCACGGGCAGGAAAAAAGATATAATTATCCGCGGTGGTGAGAATTTAAGTTCCGTGGAGATTGAAAACTTTCTGTATATGCATCCCAGTGTGGAGGTTGCCGCCGCGGTAGCGATGCCCGATGTTAAAATGGGAGAAAAAGTTTGTGCTTATGTTAAATTAAAAAAAGGGGCCCACTTGACGCTGGAAGAATTAATCCATTTTCTGTCGCAGCATGATTTGGCCAAACAGAAAATGCCCGAACGCTTGGAATTGATAGATGAGTTTCCCATGACACCCTCCGGAAAAATAAAAAAGAATGAGCTTCGTAAGGATATTGCCCAAAAATTAAACTTACCGCCGGTGCGCATTTGA
- a CDS encoding thiolase family protein — translation MENVVIIGAGIHPFNRYPDKKGINPYLSFQDIGRSAVEKALKHSGISFKEIEAAYCSTMIGPIGAGHGVLAPFGLNGIPIVNIENACAGGGTCIRMAVDAIRGGKADVVLALGVEKMPQGFIKMDVWPAWMEATGQNLTPFGFASRARRHMELYGTTREQFAKVIVKNRKQGILNPNAMWRSEVTIEEVLKAPMVCEPLTSFMLCSPNEGAAALILCTEKKAKQFTTKPVYVTAAAIGTPIEGSIFGGMALPQVHGITYAENPNEITTFVSNQAYEEAGLGPKDLDLVELQDTDAASEIIETELLSICELGQGPRLIDEGRTSFGSNDRPIVNISGGLTCKGEPVGASGLAMIAEIVYQLRGEAGHRQLEGARTGLGHTIGMGGNCSVVIVKK, via the coding sequence ATGGAGAATGTCGTTATCATCGGTGCGGGGATTCACCCTTTCAATCGGTATCCCGATAAGAAAGGGATCAATCCCTACCTGAGTTTTCAAGATATAGGCAGAAGCGCAGTTGAGAAAGCCTTAAAACACTCGGGCATAAGTTTCAAAGAGATAGAGGCCGCCTATTGTTCCACTATGATCGGTCCAATCGGCGCGGGACACGGCGTGCTGGCTCCTTTCGGTTTGAACGGTATACCTATAGTCAATATAGAGAATGCCTGTGCCGGGGGCGGGACCTGCATCAGGATGGCAGTGGATGCGATACGGGGAGGTAAGGCCGATGTGGTGTTAGCCCTTGGCGTTGAAAAGATGCCCCAGGGGTTTATTAAGATGGACGTTTGGCCTGCCTGGATGGAGGCTACCGGTCAAAACCTGACTCCTTTTGGGTTTGCCTCCCGGGCTAGGCGCCACATGGAGCTGTACGGCACCACACGTGAACAATTTGCCAAGGTCATCGTGAAAAACCGGAAACAGGGGATTCTTAACCCGAATGCCATGTGGCGCTCGGAAGTAACGATAGAAGAGGTGCTAAAAGCCCCGATGGTTTGCGAACCCCTGACCTCCTTCATGCTCTGCTCGCCGAACGAGGGGGCCGCGGCATTAATCCTTTGCACAGAGAAAAAGGCAAAACAATTTACGACCAAACCGGTTTACGTTACCGCCGCCGCTATCGGGACCCCTATAGAAGGATCGATTTTCGGGGGGATGGCCTTACCGCAGGTGCATGGGATCACCTATGCAGAAAACCCCAACGAGATTACGACCTTCGTCTCGAATCAGGCCTATGAAGAAGCCGGCTTGGGACCGAAAGATCTGGATCTGGTCGAGCTTCAGGACACCGATGCAGCGTCGGAAATTATTGAAACAGAGTTGCTCAGCATCTGCGAATTGGGTCAGGGGCCAAGGCTGATTGATGAGGGGAGAACGTCCTTTGGAAGTAATGACAGACCTATCGTCAACATCAGTGGTGGTCTGACCTGTAAAGGAGAACCCGTGGGAGCATCAGGATTAGCCATGATAGCCGAGATCGTGTACCAGTTGCGAGGAGAGGCGGGGCATAGACAGTTGGAGGGCGCCCGAACGGGTCTGGGACACACTATCGGCATGGGTGGCAATTGCTCTGTTGTGATCGTAAAAAAGTAA
- a CDS encoding OB-fold domain-containing protein, translating into MNGKKIPVEVGLFDIPDSPEEGAQLNGSQCGDCGRYFFPKSVRCSICGSSENMKDTKLGAEGKLYTYTNCCYAPPGGDYKGKIPFGLGLVALDEGIIICTRINETDTSKLKVGMRVKLMLETLYTDNAGSDVICFTYNPVNG; encoded by the coding sequence ATGAATGGAAAGAAAATACCGGTTGAAGTTGGTCTGTTTGATATCCCTGACTCACCTGAAGAAGGGGCACAGCTTAATGGAAGTCAATGCGGCGACTGTGGAAGATACTTTTTTCCAAAATCTGTAAGGTGCTCCATCTGCGGCTCTTCTGAGAATATGAAGGATACCAAGTTGGGAGCGGAAGGGAAATTGTATACTTATACCAATTGCTGCTATGCGCCTCCGGGAGGAGATTATAAAGGGAAAATCCCTTTTGGATTGGGTCTGGTCGCCCTCGACGAAGGTATCATCATCTGTACGCGAATCAACGAAACCGATACGTCAAAATTAAAAGTTGGAATGAGAGTCAAGCTGATGTTGGAAACGCTTTATACCGACAATGCCGGAAGTGACGTTATTTGTTTTACTTATAATCCTGTAAATGGATAA
- a CDS encoding TetR/AcrR family transcriptional regulator produces the protein MKNNVPRTKEKEVRIREIQEAAKKVFIKKGFQRATIDEIANMAGTSKGTVYLYFKNKDDLYVSLMLPGLEKVTEVSLILEEKLERKVFKNPHEFVMEFCNVLMIYYEYDPEGFSIFRASQIGSLFSDFSPKMVERINRIGRKNFEIARRTLDKAIKAGLFPPFDVVKAVDVIWGLFIGTLQVELDKLRWTKKDHIRDTLQYGFALIANGLLCGKELVRQKPEGRGIKK, from the coding sequence ATGAAAAATAACGTGCCCCGCACGAAAGAAAAAGAAGTTCGTATCCGCGAAATACAAGAGGCGGCAAAAAAGGTATTTATTAAAAAGGGATTTCAGCGTGCCACGATCGATGAAATTGCTAATATGGCGGGGACCAGTAAAGGAACGGTTTACTTATATTTCAAAAATAAAGATGATTTATATGTCTCCTTAATGTTGCCGGGCCTTGAAAAAGTTACCGAGGTCTCCCTGATATTGGAAGAAAAGCTCGAAAGGAAAGTATTTAAAAATCCTCATGAATTTGTGATGGAATTCTGCAATGTCTTAATGATCTATTATGAATATGACCCGGAAGGATTTAGCATTTTTCGAGCATCACAAATTGGTAGTCTTTTCTCAGATTTTTCTCCAAAAATGGTTGAACGAATTAATCGCATTGGGAGGAAAAATTTTGAGATTGCTCGAAGAACGCTGGATAAAGCTATCAAGGCCGGTTTGTTTCCCCCATTTGACGTAGTTAAAGCAGTGGATGTTATCTGGGGGTTATTTATAGGGACGTTACAAGTTGAGTTGGACAAATTGAGGTGGACGAAAAAGGACCACATTAGAGACACGCTGCAATATGGGTTTGCACTCATCGCAAATGGGTTGCTTTGTGGAAAAGAATTAGTCCGGCAAAAACCAGAAGGGAGAGGAATAAAAAAATGA
- a CDS encoding nitroreductase family protein, whose protein sequence is MHVIDAIKNRRSIRQFRAKPVPEELILELLEAANLAPSATNRQPWEFVVVQRSYLDRLQHVFEQAMKDRVAEIGEKELGDAIKDLSIPTHQGMDKVKGLEYFSRTLGGAPLAVVFCIPVVQDPWEWRNSISSTAAAIENFLLAATSKDLGTCWLTGPLKTRAKAISSILQIPRDKEIVAIVAVGFPRLTPKMPPKKELKNKLTWLGFD, encoded by the coding sequence TTGCACGTCATCGATGCAATCAAGAATCGGCGCAGTATTCGCCAGTTTAGGGCTAAGCCGGTACCGGAGGAGTTAATTCTGGAGCTATTAGAAGCGGCAAATTTGGCCCCGTCTGCCACTAACCGGCAGCCATGGGAATTTGTTGTCGTTCAACGGTCATATTTGGATAGACTGCAACATGTTTTTGAACAGGCAATGAAGGATCGTGTGGCTGAAATTGGTGAAAAAGAGTTAGGGGATGCAATCAAGGATCTGTCAATCCCCACCCATCAAGGGATGGATAAAGTTAAAGGGCTTGAATATTTCTCTCGTACATTGGGGGGTGCTCCTCTCGCTGTTGTTTTTTGCATACCTGTGGTCCAGGACCCATGGGAATGGAGAAATTCTATCAGTAGTACGGCGGCCGCCATCGAAAACTTTCTATTAGCCGCAACGAGTAAGGACCTAGGCACCTGCTGGCTGACGGGCCCCTTAAAGACCAGAGCTAAAGCAATATCATCTATCCTACAAATTCCGCGGGATAAGGAAATAGTCGCTATAGTTGCGGTAGGGTTCCCCAGGCTTACGCCAAAGATGCCTCCGAAAAAGGAGTTGAAGAATAAGCTCACGTGGCTCGGATTTGATTAA
- a CDS encoding nitroreductase family protein, whose translation MSIFKVAQEKCKKDGICAAVCPMLVIEMKGENGFPSPVDGAESQCIHCGQCVAVCPHGALSLKTMKSDECLPIQKELLPGPDQIKHFLLSRRSIRSYKDQEVERAVLTELINIATYAASGHNWQSVKWLIIEDRGEVKRLNGMVIDFLRVMRNENPVLARAVHVDLAIDSWEKGKDQICRNAPHVVMAYAPKEVPTAQIDCANALTTLELAAFSMGLGACWAGYFYFTAANYPKMIEALEVPEGHQVFGAMMVGYPRYQYKRIPLRNNPSITWR comes from the coding sequence ATGTCCATTTTTAAGGTAGCCCAGGAGAAGTGCAAGAAAGACGGAATTTGTGCAGCGGTATGTCCTATGCTGGTTATTGAAATGAAAGGGGAAAACGGATTTCCTTCCCCGGTAGACGGGGCCGAGAGTCAATGCATCCATTGTGGCCAATGTGTCGCCGTTTGTCCGCATGGAGCACTATCCTTAAAAACCATGAAAAGCGACGAGTGCCTGCCGATTCAGAAGGAATTGCTTCCCGGACCGGATCAAATAAAACACTTTCTATTGTCCCGGCGTTCCATCCGCTCATACAAGGACCAGGAAGTGGAACGAGCGGTATTAACCGAACTAATCAATATAGCAACCTACGCCGCTTCGGGTCATAACTGGCAATCGGTAAAATGGTTGATTATAGAGGATAGGGGTGAAGTCAAGCGCCTTAACGGAATGGTAATTGACTTTTTACGGGTTATGAGAAACGAAAATCCGGTTTTAGCCCGGGCCGTCCATGTTGATTTGGCGATAGACAGTTGGGAAAAGGGGAAGGATCAGATCTGCCGGAATGCCCCTCACGTGGTGATGGCTTATGCTCCTAAAGAAGTGCCGACAGCCCAGATTGACTGCGCAAACGCCCTTACCACCCTTGAGTTGGCCGCGTTTTCCATGGGTCTCGGAGCATGTTGGGCCGGTTATTTCTATTTCACCGCCGCCAATTACCCCAAAATGATCGAAGCTCTGGAAGTACCTGAAGGGCATCAGGTTTTTGGCGCCATGATGGTCGGTTACCCGCGCTATCAATACAAACGTATACCTCTTCGGAATAACCCGTCCATCACCTGGCGTTGA
- a CDS encoding amidohydrolase family protein: MIDDYFVMASECHLMPHRTDLNYYPRFKHVGPLIERLGKLWIKPDCRPEDMPQGWLADDLIKAMDEADIDVGTALRESMMDFTGWASCFSTNGWIMEQIEKYKDRLFLEANVGPILKRGVKEAIWEMEYLVKERNAKLIKVYQCEDIGPLNAPAMWPFYEKAAELGVPLTVHTGLSYVWGQPTKNNLPIHLEDVLRDFPDLNIIAYHMGWPDHEQLFGMTIPYGNLYIGLSGIVGWFVNAPYRGYHLIGEAIQYRGGADRLVFGLDWPCVNPKACVDYIKNLDMPDELVEKWGYRKITEQDKRMILGETLAGLTNVEVRKRSKNS; this comes from the coding sequence ATGATAGATGATTACTTTGTAATGGCAAGTGAGTGCCATCTCATGCCTCATAGAACAGACCTGAACTACTATCCACGCTTCAAGCATGTCGGGCCGCTAATCGAGAGGCTTGGTAAGCTTTGGATTAAGCCGGACTGCAGACCCGAAGATATGCCGCAAGGTTGGTTGGCAGACGACCTGATAAAAGCGATGGATGAGGCAGACATTGATGTGGGTACCGCGCTTCGTGAGTCCATGATGGATTTTACCGGCTGGGCGTCCTGTTTTTCCACCAACGGTTGGATAATGGAGCAGATAGAAAAGTATAAAGACAGGCTATTTTTAGAGGCCAATGTCGGGCCAATCCTGAAGAGGGGAGTAAAGGAAGCTATCTGGGAAATGGAGTATCTGGTCAAAGAGAGGAATGCGAAGTTAATAAAGGTATATCAGTGTGAGGACATCGGCCCGCTTAATGCCCCAGCTATGTGGCCCTTTTACGAAAAAGCCGCCGAGTTGGGAGTTCCCTTGACGGTCCACACAGGGTTATCTTATGTCTGGGGACAGCCCACCAAGAACAATTTGCCGATACATCTGGAAGATGTGCTTCGTGACTTTCCTGACCTGAATATCATTGCTTATCATATGGGCTGGCCGGACCACGAGCAATTATTCGGAATGACCATTCCATATGGAAATCTGTATATCGGCCTTAGTGGCATTGTGGGGTGGTTTGTCAATGCGCCCTATCGGGGCTATCACCTTATCGGGGAAGCCATTCAATATCGTGGAGGGGCTGACCGGCTGGTTTTTGGATTAGATTGGCCTTGTGTCAATCCCAAGGCATGCGTAGACTATATCAAGAACCTCGATATGCCGGACGAACTTGTGGAGAAATGGGGCTATAGGAAGATTACAGAGCAAGACAAGCGGATGATACTGGGAGAAACACTGGCTGGGCTCACGAATGTGGAGGTGAGAAAGCGATCAAAGAACAGTTAG
- a CDS encoding TRAP transporter large permease: MDPFWLGIIGLCTMCVLLFLGLYVGVALGLVGLVGLMILIGPKAAIYSSATLAYDRMSNFDLIVLPLFVLMGFFGEQGELGARSFQFLRLWTGRIKGGLGIATVGACTIFGTMCGSSLVTAAVFAQLSAPEMRRLGYDKRFAYGICTSAGVIGMLIPPSLLIVYYGILTQDSIGRLLVAGTSPGLMLFFIFSIGIYVMVSMKPALAKGVEEPSNWSQRLHVLLSIWPVLLSVLIIMGGIFSGIFSPSEAGAVACVFLFGISLFLKKGDLSGLLPALLGTISTCSMIYLIFIGAGLFSRFLVLSTVGPQFLALVTRYQFSPLTFLIIITICYLILGCFFDSISMLSITIPVLYPAAMKLNIDPTHLAMVIIVAVEAGLITPPVGFNLFAVKGVAEKDVTLGDLYMGSLPFVLMMMTCLLLIILFPVFSTWLPGLMTPK; encoded by the coding sequence ATGGATCCGTTCTGGCTCGGCATAATAGGGCTTTGCACCATGTGTGTGCTGCTCTTTTTAGGGTTGTACGTGGGGGTCGCCCTGGGCCTGGTGGGATTGGTAGGGTTGATGATTTTGATCGGGCCTAAGGCGGCGATATACAGTTCAGCTACCTTGGCTTACGATAGAATGAGTAATTTCGATCTGATTGTTCTCCCCCTTTTCGTGCTAATGGGATTTTTTGGTGAGCAAGGAGAGCTTGGCGCCCGATCATTCCAGTTTTTGAGATTATGGACCGGGCGCATCAAAGGGGGGTTGGGTATAGCTACGGTGGGGGCTTGCACTATTTTTGGCACCATGTGTGGTTCTTCGCTGGTCACCGCGGCCGTTTTTGCCCAGCTAAGTGCTCCGGAGATGAGACGTCTTGGATATGACAAGAGATTCGCTTACGGGATATGCACCTCGGCCGGAGTGATCGGCATGTTGATCCCACCAAGCCTCCTGATTGTGTATTATGGCATTCTCACACAAGACTCCATTGGAAGACTTCTGGTTGCCGGCACGTCGCCAGGCCTTATGCTCTTTTTCATATTCTCGATCGGGATTTATGTAATGGTTAGCATGAAGCCCGCGTTGGCTAAAGGCGTGGAAGAGCCATCTAATTGGAGTCAAAGGCTACACGTGCTGTTATCCATCTGGCCGGTCCTGCTGTCGGTCTTGATCATTATGGGGGGCATCTTTTCTGGGATCTTCAGTCCTTCGGAAGCGGGTGCGGTGGCCTGCGTTTTTCTGTTTGGTATTTCCCTTTTTCTTAAAAAAGGGGATCTGTCAGGACTCTTGCCGGCTTTGTTGGGAACTATTTCCACCTGCTCAATGATTTACCTGATTTTCATTGGAGCCGGGCTTTTTTCGAGGTTTTTAGTGCTGTCCACCGTTGGACCGCAATTTCTGGCCCTGGTTACCCGTTATCAATTTTCTCCGCTAACTTTCCTGATTATCATTACCATCTGCTATTTAATTCTGGGATGCTTTTTTGACTCCATTTCCATGTTAAGTATAACCATACCCGTCCTTTATCCGGCTGCAATGAAACTTAACATTGATCCTACTCATTTAGCGATGGTAATTATCGTAGCGGTTGAGGCGGGCTTGATAACCCCGCCGGTGGGCTTTAATTTATTCGCCGTAAAGGGGGTGGCCGAAAAGGATGTTACCCTTGGTGACCTCTACATGGGCAGCCTGCCTTTTGTCTTAATGATGATGACCTGTCTATTATTGATAATCCTTTTCCCGGTTTTCAGCACCTGGCTACCTGGGTTGATGACACCAAAATAA
- a CDS encoding TRAP transporter small permease: MGIQGNKIRNMSISFHRGTGIVSGAFLMVIAFLICSDIVASWVFGSPIRGVIEISMLIIGWVIAFSFTWGLIQGAQVRVTLFTGNLSEGKRRWFDCAAHLLGFVFLCLMSYGAWLFFWSSWQVKEAMPSAFLYLPWWPGKLALPVGLSLMALQFLLQFTLTVIKKD, from the coding sequence ATGGGCATCCAAGGCAACAAGATTCGCAATATGAGTATATCCTTTCACCGGGGCACAGGCATCGTCAGCGGTGCATTTCTCATGGTGATCGCCTTTTTGATCTGCAGTGACATAGTAGCCAGTTGGGTTTTCGGAAGCCCTATCCGTGGTGTTATTGAAATAAGCATGCTGATCATCGGTTGGGTAATTGCCTTTTCTTTTACCTGGGGCCTTATCCAAGGCGCCCAGGTAAGAGTAACTTTGTTCACTGGTAACTTATCAGAAGGCAAGCGGAGATGGTTTGATTGCGCGGCTCATCTTTTGGGGTTCGTGTTCCTTTGTCTCATGAGTTACGGGGCCTGGCTGTTTTTCTGGTCTTCCTGGCAAGTCAAGGAAGCAATGCCTTCTGCATTTCTCTATTTGCCCTGGTGGCCGGGCAAATTGGCCCTGCCCGTCGGATTGAGCTTAATGGCTTTACAATTCCTGTTACAATTCACCTTGACAGTAATCAAAAAGGACTAA